Proteins found in one Tepidamorphus gemmatus genomic segment:
- a CDS encoding GNAT family N-acetyltransferase, producing the protein MVFLRSASADTGPAIHGNGVFLRTPQMSDHAAWAALREESRPFLTPWEPTWPLDDLTRSAFRRRIRRYMQDIRDDAAYPFFVFRSSDHVLIGGLTLSNVRRGVTQSASLGYWIGEPFARQGHMTAAVSACLGFVFDQLRLHRLEAACLPTNTASIRLLEKVGFTREGFARRYLRINGMWQDHLLYAMLSEDLRPMAR; encoded by the coding sequence ATGGTCTTCCTGCGTTCGGCAAGCGCGGATACGGGGCCGGCGATTCATGGCAACGGCGTCTTTCTGAGGACGCCGCAGATGTCCGACCATGCCGCCTGGGCGGCGCTCAGGGAGGAGAGCCGGCCGTTCCTGACGCCCTGGGAGCCGACCTGGCCGCTCGACGACCTGACCAGATCGGCCTTCCGGCGGCGGATCCGCCGCTATATGCAGGATATCCGCGACGATGCCGCCTATCCCTTCTTCGTCTTTCGCAGCAGCGACCACGTGCTGATCGGCGGCCTGACCCTCTCCAACGTGCGCCGTGGCGTCACCCAGTCCGCCTCGCTCGGCTACTGGATCGGCGAGCCGTTCGCGCGTCAGGGCCACATGACCGCAGCGGTGTCGGCCTGCCTCGGATTCGTCTTCGACCAGCTCCGGCTGCACCGGCTGGAAGCGGCTTGCCTTCCGACGAACACGGCGTCTATACGGCTCCTTGAAAAAGTCGGTTTTACGCGTGAAGGGTTCGCCCGGCGGTATCTGCGCATCAACGGCATGTGGCAGGACCACCTCCTCTACGCGATGCTGAGTGAAGATCTGCGTCCGATGGCGCGCTAG